The following are encoded together in the Planococcus antarcticus DSM 14505 genome:
- the yidD gene encoding membrane protein insertion efficiency factor YidD — protein MKTVLLRMFRFYQRFISPLSAPSCRFYPTCSHYGIEAVEKHGALKGGYLAAKRILSCHPFHKGGIDFVPEEWPPKK, from the coding sequence ATGAAGACTGTTTTACTGCGAATGTTCCGCTTTTATCAGCGGTTCATATCCCCTTTATCGGCGCCAAGTTGCCGTTTCTATCCAACATGTTCTCATTATGGCATCGAAGCTGTAGAAAAGCACGGCGCGCTGAAAGGCGGATATCTGGCAGCCAAACGTATTCTAAGCTGCCACCCTTTCCATAAAGGCGGAATCGATTTTGTTCCAGAAGAATGGCCACCAAAAAAATAA
- a CDS encoding Dps family protein: MSNELNHELNVQVATWSVAYTKLHNFHWYVKGPSFFTLHVKFEELYNEATLHMDEIAERLLALGGKPVATMKEQLELSVIEEASSKESAEDMVDTVVSDYDEIMKSLKKGMELAAADGDDMTEDMLNAVHQNLEKHSWMLSAFLGEKK; this comes from the coding sequence ATGTCAAACGAATTAAACCACGAACTAAATGTGCAAGTGGCGACATGGTCGGTTGCCTATACGAAATTACATAATTTTCATTGGTATGTAAAAGGACCTTCGTTTTTTACATTACATGTGAAATTTGAGGAATTGTACAATGAGGCCACTCTTCACATGGACGAAATTGCTGAGCGTTTACTAGCACTAGGCGGTAAACCGGTCGCTACTATGAAAGAACAGCTCGAACTGTCAGTGATTGAAGAAGCTAGTAGCAAGGAATCGGCAGAAGACATGGTCGATACTGTAGTCAGTGATTACGATGAAATCATGAAATCCTTGAAAAAAGGCATGGAACTGGCTGCCGCAGACGGCGATGACATGACAGAAGATATGTTGAATGCCGTTCACCAGAATTTAGAAAAACATTCTTGGATGTTATCAGCATTCCTTGGTGAAAAGAAGTAA
- the menC gene encoding o-succinylbenzoate synthase, producing MAVIIEGIHLETVRQPLKTPFNTVLQQVTEREVIVVAVTGDSRDVGYGECVAFETPWYNEETISSCRFVLEQVLMPVLTNKTIEHPQEVWELFKVVKGNRMAKAAIEMAVWDLFAKQQEEPLWKFVGGTQQSIPAGVVVAADPSKIKEQVAQAAKAGYQRIKIKIHPDSEPSFLKTVVYAYPELQFFADANGSFSGHRLDRLKEFDEVGFTLIEQPFGERQWDLHTQAKKQLKTKICLDESICSAEDVQQMIDLEAGDIIVLKMSRLGGWTETLKVIDLCKANTIGMWVGGMIEFGVSKAHNLALASLPGINYPGDFSASAHFWEKDIIEPEISVENGKIFLSERPGIGYKVV from the coding sequence ATGGCTGTAATAATTGAGGGTATTCATTTGGAAACAGTCCGCCAACCGCTAAAAACACCGTTTAATACGGTTTTACAGCAAGTTACAGAGCGGGAAGTGATTGTGGTTGCAGTTACTGGTGATTCGAGAGACGTCGGATACGGGGAATGTGTTGCATTTGAAACGCCTTGGTATAATGAAGAGACTATCTCGAGCTGCCGTTTTGTGTTGGAGCAAGTTTTAATGCCAGTGCTGACGAATAAAACCATCGAGCATCCACAAGAAGTTTGGGAGTTGTTCAAAGTTGTCAAAGGCAACCGCATGGCCAAAGCAGCTATTGAAATGGCAGTTTGGGATTTGTTCGCTAAGCAGCAAGAAGAGCCGTTATGGAAATTTGTAGGAGGTACTCAGCAATCAATTCCAGCAGGTGTCGTGGTGGCCGCAGATCCTTCAAAGATTAAAGAGCAAGTAGCACAGGCGGCTAAAGCTGGTTACCAACGTATCAAAATAAAGATTCATCCTGATTCAGAGCCGTCTTTCTTAAAGACAGTGGTCTACGCTTATCCAGAACTGCAGTTTTTTGCGGATGCCAATGGAAGCTTTTCTGGACATCGTTTAGACCGGTTAAAGGAATTTGATGAGGTCGGCTTTACGTTAATTGAACAGCCTTTTGGTGAACGACAATGGGACTTGCATACACAAGCGAAAAAACAGCTGAAAACTAAGATCTGTTTGGACGAAAGTATTTGTAGTGCGGAGGATGTTCAACAAATGATCGACCTAGAAGCAGGCGACATTATTGTTTTGAAAATGAGTCGTCTCGGTGGTTGGACGGAAACCTTGAAGGTTATTGACCTGTGCAAAGCGAATACGATTGGCATGTGGGTCGGTGGCATGATTGAATTTGGTGTTTCTAAAGCACATAATTTGGCTTTAGCGTCATTACCGGGAATTAATTATCCAGGTGATTTTTCAGCCTCCGCTCATTTCTGGGAAAAGGATATTATTGAACCAGAGATTTCAGTAGAAAACGGCAAAATTTTTTTGAGCGAACGACCTGGAATTGGCTATAAGGTGGTTTGA
- a CDS encoding alpha/beta hydrolase family protein yields MKNGTIRSKKRYPSPNPHVRLTEIVYWSEGLKVKGMLAEPKEPGTYSGILYLRGGIQSIGMVRPARIAQFAAQGFVVFAPYYRGNRGGEGRDEFAGADRWDAVYAVDVLKKFSNGKVHLLAFSRGGIMALWTAILRPDITSLVTWAGVTDTVLTYKERPDMRRMMKRLYGGTPNTALTEYEERNPLLRIEENHVPMLIIHGLQDENVSAEQAYLLEEALKLNDQKHETWYFPNYTHFFPPAANRKTVKAVCKWMRDTEA; encoded by the coding sequence TTGAAAAATGGGACGATTAGATCGAAAAAACGCTATCCTTCACCCAATCCCCATGTCCGTTTAACGGAAATCGTTTATTGGTCAGAAGGTTTAAAGGTCAAAGGGATGCTTGCGGAACCGAAAGAGCCAGGAACTTATAGCGGCATCTTGTACTTGAGGGGAGGTATCCAGTCGATTGGCATGGTGCGCCCTGCCCGGATTGCCCAATTTGCTGCGCAGGGCTTTGTAGTGTTTGCGCCTTATTACAGAGGCAACCGAGGCGGAGAAGGTCGAGACGAGTTTGCCGGAGCTGATCGCTGGGATGCCGTCTATGCAGTCGATGTATTAAAGAAATTCAGCAACGGAAAGGTGCACCTGCTGGCATTTTCAAGAGGCGGCATCATGGCCTTGTGGACCGCAATTCTGCGTCCGGATATTACGTCACTTGTCACTTGGGCTGGAGTTACAGATACGGTATTGACCTACAAAGAACGTCCGGATATGCGACGCATGATGAAGCGTCTCTATGGGGGCACACCGAATACAGCACTGACCGAGTACGAAGAACGCAATCCGTTATTGCGAATCGAAGAAAACCATGTGCCGATGCTGATTATCCATGGTCTACAGGACGAAAATGTGTCCGCTGAACAGGCCTATTTACTAGAAGAGGCATTAAAGCTTAACGACCAGAAGCATGAAACCTGGTACTTTCCAAATTATACGCATTTCTTCCCGCCAGCAGCCAACCGAAAAACAGTTAAAGCGGTTTGTAAGTGGATGAGAGATACAGAGGCATAA
- the menH gene encoding 2-succinyl-6-hydroxy-2,4-cyclohexadiene-1-carboxylate synthase, which yields MKLDINGVHYHVEMTNRDMQEAVVFLHGFTGSTKSWQPITKSWNEFKVVLIDLIGHGETDCPEMIDSYSMERQLEDLDALFSQLNLACLTLVGYSMGGRTALAYACRFPERIKRLVLESASPGLRSDAERQERRMRDERLAERIIAGGIVNFVDRWENISLFDSQKSLPYAVKRSIREERLSQNPTGLANSLRGMGTGAQISYWNKLAKLEIPVLLVTGQLDLKFESIAEEMAGLMPNAIHKTIDAGHAIHVEKPAEFATIVREYLSLTY from the coding sequence ATGAAGCTCGATATTAACGGAGTCCACTATCATGTTGAAATGACTAATAGAGACATGCAGGAAGCGGTTGTCTTTCTGCATGGCTTTACGGGCAGTACTAAGAGCTGGCAGCCGATTACAAAATCGTGGAATGAGTTTAAAGTCGTCTTGATTGATTTGATTGGTCATGGTGAAACCGATTGTCCAGAAATGATTGATTCTTATTCAATGGAACGGCAGCTGGAAGATTTGGATGCATTGTTCAGTCAGTTGAATTTGGCTTGTTTAACGCTTGTGGGCTATTCGATGGGCGGACGGACAGCACTGGCTTATGCCTGCAGATTTCCAGAGCGAATCAAAAGACTCGTGCTGGAAAGTGCTTCTCCTGGACTTCGGTCTGACGCAGAGCGGCAGGAACGTCGGATGCGTGACGAGAGGCTGGCAGAACGGATTATTGCTGGAGGAATAGTAAATTTTGTTGATCGTTGGGAAAACATTTCTTTGTTTGACAGCCAAAAATCTCTGCCGTATGCGGTCAAACGATCTATTCGTGAAGAGCGGCTGTCTCAAAATCCAACAGGACTTGCAAACAGCCTGCGAGGTATGGGAACTGGTGCGCAAATATCTTACTGGAATAAGTTAGCGAAGCTGGAAATCCCAGTTTTATTGGTGACAGGACAGTTGGATTTGAAGTTTGAGTCGATTGCTGAGGAGATGGCTGGGCTGATGCCAAATGCTATTCATAAAACTATCGATGCGGGACATGCGATACATGTGGAAAAACCTGCTGAATTTGCTACAATAGTAAGAGAGTATTTAAGCTTGACCTACTAA
- a CDS encoding o-succinylbenzoate--CoA ligase, translating to MTYPNWLSQRSYLSGDRMALSFQEQQWSFSEINDLALAYAGKLTALGIKAESRVAILSKSNPQFVFVMYGCLHLGCEMVMLNERLATGELAYQIDDAQVDSILVDDVLKEKIVSSKVILFSKLDDTMPVRCEPEKQWQKDQTLSIMYTSGTTGHPKGVRQTAENHFSSAISSALNIGIAPEDIWLCSVPLFHISGFSILMRSLIYGMGVRLYEKFDAKSSAEEIHNGTVTHMSLVGVMLERVLSEMEKASVQASPRFKAVLAGGGPVPVAYMERAAACGIPVLQTYGMTETSSQTTTLQSADATRKIGSAGKPLFLYQVIIDKAENPGDKGEILIQGPQVTPGYIGKFAERNVQKDGWLHTGDIGYLDGEGFLFVVDRRSDLIVSGGENIYPAEIEKVLMTHPAVREVGVCGAASEEWGEVPVAFVVLSKETTVAELLVYCCEQLAAYKVPKRLSVVEALPRNASNKLLRRELRAWL from the coding sequence ATGACCTATCCAAACTGGTTGAGCCAGCGGAGTTATTTGAGCGGCGACCGAATGGCTTTATCATTCCAAGAACAGCAATGGAGCTTTTCAGAAATCAACGACTTAGCGCTTGCTTATGCAGGTAAACTGACTGCACTTGGAATAAAGGCAGAGTCGCGTGTGGCAATTCTGTCCAAGTCGAATCCTCAGTTTGTCTTTGTCATGTATGGTTGCCTTCATCTTGGCTGTGAAATGGTTATGCTCAATGAACGTCTAGCAACTGGCGAGTTAGCCTATCAAATTGATGATGCTCAAGTAGATTCTATTTTAGTAGACGATGTGCTAAAGGAAAAAATCGTATCTTCAAAAGTTATCTTGTTTAGTAAATTGGACGATACAATGCCGGTTCGTTGCGAACCAGAAAAGCAGTGGCAGAAAGATCAGACGCTATCGATTATGTACACATCTGGCACTACGGGACATCCTAAAGGTGTACGGCAGACAGCGGAAAATCATTTTTCCAGTGCCATTTCTTCTGCACTGAATATCGGCATTGCTCCTGAAGATATATGGCTTTGTTCAGTGCCGCTATTTCATATTAGTGGATTTTCGATTTTGATGAGATCGCTGATTTATGGCATGGGTGTGCGTTTGTATGAAAAATTCGATGCTAAAAGCAGTGCAGAAGAAATCCATAATGGAACCGTGACACATATGTCGCTCGTCGGTGTCATGCTTGAACGTGTTCTTAGCGAAATGGAAAAAGCTTCGGTGCAGGCGTCACCCCGTTTCAAAGCGGTGCTTGCAGGAGGTGGTCCGGTTCCAGTCGCTTATATGGAGCGCGCCGCCGCATGTGGAATTCCGGTTTTGCAAACATATGGCATGACAGAAACTTCTTCGCAGACCACTACGTTGCAGTCGGCTGACGCAACACGAAAAATTGGTTCTGCCGGTAAGCCGTTATTTTTATATCAAGTGATAATAGACAAAGCAGAAAATCCGGGGGATAAAGGCGAAATTCTTATCCAAGGTCCTCAAGTGACACCGGGTTATATCGGCAAATTTGCAGAGCGGAATGTCCAAAAAGACGGCTGGCTCCATACTGGAGATATCGGTTATTTGGACGGTGAAGGTTTTTTATTCGTAGTAGATCGCCGTTCGGACCTGATTGTTTCTGGCGGAGAAAATATTTACCCAGCTGAAATTGAGAAAGTATTGATGACCCATCCAGCTGTTCGTGAAGTGGGTGTCTGCGGTGCAGCGAGTGAAGAATGGGGCGAGGTTCCCGTGGCATTCGTGGTGCTGAGCAAAGAAACAACGGTAGCTGAATTGCTGGTTTATTGCTGCGAACAGCTGGCTGCCTATAAAGTGCCGAAGCGGCTGTCAGTTGTCGAGGCGCTGCCGCGCAACGCTTCGAACAAGCTGCTAAGAAGAGAGCTGAGAGCATGGCTGTAA
- the menD gene encoding 2-succinyl-5-enolpyruvyl-6-hydroxy-3-cyclohexene-1-carboxylic-acid synthase: protein MTSRKALTEYVSAFTHSLVGLGVLDAVISPGSRSTPLAYACMMQEGLTVYRQIDERSAAYFALGMAKASGRPVMLLCTSGTAAANYFPAIVEAYYARVPLIVVTADRPHELREVGAPQAINQVNLFGTHVKWATDLPMPETDNQLAFLSRHLHRSVQSASSEPKGPVHVNVPFREPLRIDFEQTYESGGEIAHFGGDMSLSPESREFFQRLMKKKKGLLIVGEMTKPMPPEFWDFINKLNWPVLADPLSNLRGNMPSEAKDLIIDSYDALLKNEAFKEEVVPEAVIRVGPQPVSKPLTLFLAAAKPEVYVVFDESPMLRDAQSVATHHIQASANGLWQLPLEMKKKNPYQEKWTVASALYWEVVSRHCQEELDEGILAKIFFDRLDACDLIVGSSMPIRDVDTFFKSTERDVMIYANRGANGIDGVVSTAFGVQAAKQRPAYLFIGDLSFLHDMNGLIASKMQATDLTIVIMNNDGGGIFSYLPQSQEERYFEDLFGTPTGLTFGDVAKMYDTQYVAVETVEQLAEALDQPKDKAVKIIEVFTDRQKNVITHRKLWTRFGEELAKQ, encoded by the coding sequence GTGACGAGTCGTAAAGCGTTAACAGAATATGTATCTGCATTTACCCATTCGCTGGTCGGGCTTGGAGTGTTGGATGCTGTAATCAGTCCGGGATCCCGTTCCACACCGCTCGCCTATGCCTGTATGATGCAGGAAGGCTTGACAGTATACCGGCAAATCGATGAACGTTCAGCGGCTTATTTTGCGCTGGGCATGGCGAAAGCGTCTGGCAGACCCGTGATGCTGTTGTGCACGTCTGGAACTGCAGCGGCTAATTATTTCCCAGCGATTGTCGAAGCGTATTATGCGCGCGTGCCTTTAATTGTCGTGACGGCAGACCGGCCGCATGAGTTGCGGGAAGTTGGAGCGCCGCAAGCGATCAACCAAGTCAATTTGTTCGGAACGCATGTCAAATGGGCGACGGATTTGCCGATGCCGGAAACAGATAACCAATTGGCGTTCTTGTCTCGCCATCTGCATCGTTCTGTCCAGAGTGCAAGCAGCGAACCGAAAGGCCCGGTACATGTCAATGTTCCATTCCGTGAACCACTGCGCATCGATTTTGAACAGACTTACGAAAGTGGTGGGGAAATCGCCCATTTTGGTGGAGACATGTCTTTATCTCCTGAAAGCCGTGAATTTTTTCAGAGGCTGATGAAAAAGAAAAAGGGCCTGTTGATTGTCGGAGAAATGACAAAACCGATGCCGCCTGAGTTCTGGGACTTTATCAATAAGCTTAATTGGCCGGTTCTTGCGGATCCTTTGTCGAATCTGAGGGGCAATATGCCTTCTGAAGCAAAAGATCTAATTATCGATTCGTATGATGCCTTATTAAAAAATGAAGCATTCAAGGAAGAGGTAGTGCCTGAAGCGGTTATCCGGGTCGGACCTCAGCCGGTTTCAAAACCGTTGACTTTGTTCCTAGCTGCAGCGAAACCGGAAGTCTATGTTGTGTTCGATGAAAGTCCGATGTTACGGGACGCGCAGTCAGTTGCTACGCATCATATTCAGGCTTCGGCAAACGGCTTATGGCAGTTGCCTTTGGAGATGAAAAAAAAGAACCCTTATCAGGAAAAATGGACGGTTGCTTCAGCCTTATACTGGGAAGTTGTTAGCCGCCACTGCCAGGAGGAGCTAGATGAAGGCATCTTAGCAAAAATATTTTTTGATCGATTAGATGCCTGCGATTTAATCGTCGGTAGCAGTATGCCGATTCGTGATGTTGATACCTTCTTTAAATCGACTGAGCGGGATGTCATGATTTATGCCAACCGCGGTGCAAACGGCATTGACGGTGTTGTGTCAACAGCATTTGGTGTCCAGGCGGCAAAACAACGGCCGGCCTACTTATTTATCGGCGACTTATCGTTCTTGCATGATATGAACGGTCTGATTGCGTCCAAAATGCAGGCAACGGATTTGACGATTGTTATCATGAATAATGATGGCGGCGGTATTTTCTCTTATCTCCCCCAGTCTCAAGAAGAGCGTTATTTTGAGGATTTGTTCGGTACACCGACGGGTTTAACTTTCGGCGACGTAGCGAAAATGTATGATACGCAATATGTAGCTGTGGAAACGGTAGAACAATTGGCAGAAGCGTTGGATCAGCCGAAAGACAAAGCTGTGAAAATCATTGAAGTGTTCACAGATCGTCAGAAGAATGTCATAACGCACCGAAAATTATGGACCCGCTTTGGCGAGGAGCTAGCTAAGCAATGA
- a CDS encoding metal ABC transporter solute-binding protein, Zn/Mn family, which yields MKKILVLVSLILLLAACGETSEEAQSVDEDPDKLQVFTTVYPLTYFTERIAGDLVDVQSIYPAGSNEHTFEPTQQEMIQLADADLMFSIGLGLEGFIDSAKKTLQDENVEFIATADQISDEELEAALGHEKEEAHEEEAHGEEAHGEEAHGEEAHGEEVHDEEAGGHDSHDHGSTDPHVWMSPVLSEKLAESIKNSLTEADPENAETYESNFTELVVELETLDRSFDALSERVTKDTFFVSHAAFNYLSEPYGFEQVAIAGLNSQDEPSQKELTEIVDQAKEKDIQYIVFEQNVSSNLTEVIQKEVGAEAIEMHNLGVLTQENIDNEETYFTLMEKNLQVLETILQ from the coding sequence ATGAAAAAGATTTTAGTATTGGTATCTTTAATTTTACTACTGGCCGCTTGTGGAGAAACTAGCGAAGAAGCACAAAGTGTCGACGAAGATCCGGACAAGCTGCAGGTCTTCACGACGGTTTATCCACTGACTTATTTCACTGAACGCATCGCTGGTGATTTGGTTGACGTGCAGTCGATCTATCCTGCCGGTTCAAACGAACACACCTTTGAACCAACGCAGCAGGAAATGATCCAGCTGGCAGACGCTGACCTAATGTTCTCCATCGGTCTGGGCCTGGAAGGCTTTATTGACAGCGCCAAAAAGACCCTGCAGGATGAAAATGTCGAATTTATTGCTACTGCCGATCAGATTTCAGACGAAGAACTGGAAGCGGCATTAGGGCATGAAAAAGAAGAAGCCCATGAAGAGGAAGCTCATGGCGAAGAAGCTCATGGCGAAGAAGCTCATGGCGAAGAAGCCCACGGCGAAGAAGTTCATGACGAAGAAGCTGGGGGCCACGATAGCCATGACCACGGTTCGACTGATCCACATGTGTGGATGTCGCCGGTACTGAGCGAAAAGTTGGCGGAATCGATTAAGAACTCGTTGACGGAAGCAGATCCGGAAAATGCAGAAACTTACGAAAGCAATTTCACGGAATTGGTTGTAGAGCTGGAAACCTTGGACCGTTCGTTCGATGCTTTGTCTGAACGCGTCACCAAAGATACTTTCTTTGTTTCACATGCGGCTTTCAACTATCTGTCAGAGCCATATGGCTTTGAGCAAGTCGCAATCGCAGGATTGAACAGCCAAGACGAACCTTCACAAAAAGAATTGACCGAAATTGTTGATCAGGCAAAAGAAAAGGATATACAGTATATCGTCTTTGAACAAAACGTTTCTTCCAACCTGACTGAGGTCATCCAAAAAGAAGTGGGTGCCGAAGCAATTGAAATGCACAATCTCGGCGTTCTGACACAGGAAAACATCGACAATGAAGAAACTTACTTCACGTTGATGGAAAAAAATCTGCAAGTACTTGAAACGATTCTTCAATAA
- a CDS encoding MOSC domain-containing protein: MRNSEKAVIKNFAVGLPEKMTYGDGKEMESAIRKQQVEEAFLTKDGFHGDGVADLKHHGGPERAVCVYPYEHYDYWNNYFETQLPATAFGENLTVTNMLERNICIGDIFQIGEAVIQVTQGRVPCNTIDRRLDMKPLLKEMVKTGYTGYLCRVLEEGTIRADSVIRPVAKDPQQVSVLYANEINFHRPKDIDGIVKVLGAEDLADEWRQFLTKRLTKLTASS, encoded by the coding sequence GTGAGGAATTCCGAGAAGGCGGTCATAAAGAATTTTGCTGTTGGGTTGCCGGAAAAAATGACATATGGAGACGGCAAGGAAATGGAATCAGCTATTCGAAAGCAGCAGGTAGAGGAAGCATTTTTAACCAAAGATGGTTTCCACGGGGATGGCGTTGCAGATCTGAAGCATCACGGAGGACCCGAACGTGCCGTCTGTGTTTATCCATACGAACATTATGATTACTGGAACAACTATTTTGAGACCCAATTACCCGCTACTGCCTTCGGAGAAAACTTGACGGTGACGAATATGCTAGAGCGGAACATTTGTATCGGTGATATTTTTCAAATTGGCGAAGCGGTAATCCAGGTGACACAAGGGAGAGTTCCCTGCAACACGATCGACAGAAGGCTCGACATGAAGCCGTTATTGAAAGAAATGGTGAAAACTGGGTATACCGGATATCTTTGTCGGGTATTAGAAGAAGGCACGATCAGAGCTGATTCCGTCATTCGCCCAGTAGCGAAAGATCCTCAGCAAGTATCCGTTCTGTATGCCAATGAAATTAATTTCCACCGTCCGAAAGATATCGATGGAATTGTCAAAGTGCTTGGAGCAGAAGATCTGGCGGATGAATGGCGACAGTTTTTAACCAAGCGATTAACCAAATTGACAGCCAGCAGTTAG
- the menB gene encoding 1,4-dihydroxy-2-naphthoyl-CoA synthase, producing the protein MTRKWITERTYEDIKYEIFDGIAKITINRPEVRNAFRPKTVHELIDAFSRARDNAQVGVIVLTGEGEKAFCSGGDQSVRGHGGYVGEDEIPRLNVLDLQRLIRVIPKPVVAMVAGYAIGGGHVLHVVCDLTIAADNARFGQTGPRVGSFDAGYGSGYLARIIGHKKAREIWYLCRQYDAQEALDMGLVNTVVPLDQLEDETVQWCQEMLEMSPTALRFVKAAMNADTDGLAGLQQMAGDATLLYYTTDEAKEGRDAFKEKRKPDFGQFPRFP; encoded by the coding sequence ATGACACGCAAGTGGATTACAGAACGTACATATGAAGATATCAAGTATGAAATTTTTGACGGCATTGCTAAAATTACCATTAATCGTCCGGAAGTGCGTAACGCATTCCGTCCGAAAACGGTTCACGAATTGATCGATGCATTTTCTCGTGCACGCGATAATGCCCAAGTAGGCGTTATTGTTTTAACTGGAGAAGGCGAAAAAGCTTTCTGTTCAGGTGGAGACCAATCCGTACGCGGACATGGTGGCTATGTTGGAGAAGACGAGATTCCACGTTTGAACGTGTTAGATCTTCAGCGCTTGATCCGTGTGATTCCAAAACCGGTTGTCGCCATGGTAGCAGGCTACGCAATTGGCGGCGGGCACGTTTTGCACGTTGTGTGTGACTTGACAATTGCAGCAGATAACGCACGATTCGGTCAAACAGGCCCACGCGTTGGTTCGTTTGACGCGGGGTACGGTTCTGGTTACTTGGCACGCATTATTGGTCACAAGAAAGCACGCGAAATTTGGTACCTATGCCGTCAATACGATGCACAGGAAGCACTAGACATGGGCTTAGTGAATACGGTCGTGCCTCTTGATCAGCTAGAAGATGAAACAGTTCAATGGTGTCAGGAAATGCTCGAAATGAGTCCGACTGCACTTCGTTTTGTGAAAGCGGCTATGAATGCTGATACGGATGGCCTTGCTGGATTGCAGCAAATGGCCGGAGACGCAACTTTGTTGTATTACACAACAGACGAAGCAAAAGAAGGTCGCGATGCGTTTAAAGAAAAACGCAAACCGGACTTTGGTCAATTCCCACGTTTCCCATGA
- the ytkD gene encoding RNA deprotection pyrophosphohydrolase yields MQYRDLNGYPCELSFEKNNFSYESRHVLVICRYNGKWVLTRHNERGLEFPGGKVETGESLQAAAKREVYEETGACVNSLEWFAEYMVYSTKPFCKTVFVGAVEKVNKIPLLETQGIILVEELEPGGEFSFLMKDAGMRTIIEKVKQLEKWDD; encoded by the coding sequence ATGCAGTATCGGGATTTGAACGGCTATCCATGTGAACTATCATTCGAAAAAAATAATTTTTCTTACGAAAGCAGGCATGTTCTGGTAATCTGCCGCTACAACGGAAAATGGGTGCTGACGAGGCATAACGAGCGGGGCCTGGAGTTTCCAGGTGGCAAAGTAGAAACTGGTGAAAGTTTACAAGCTGCTGCAAAGCGGGAAGTGTATGAGGAAACTGGTGCCTGTGTAAATAGCCTCGAATGGTTCGCTGAATACATGGTTTATTCAACAAAACCGTTTTGCAAAACCGTTTTTGTTGGAGCGGTGGAAAAGGTGAACAAGATTCCGCTTCTTGAGACGCAAGGAATTATACTGGTGGAAGAGTTAGAGCCGGGCGGTGAGTTTAGTTTCCTAATGAAAGACGCAGGAATGAGGACAATAATAGAGAAGGTGAAACAACTTGAAAAATGGGACGATTAG